ATCTTAATTGGACAGAGAGATTAATCTGACAATTCCTCCGTCTGTTCTGTGATTTGCTTGTTAAGTCTGCTAATTTTGTAGTACAGTATCGcacatatttatatcattaatattaGAAACAAAAATAAGTATTAATCATATTAATTACATACGTTttagagaggggggggggagatatGTATTTCTTGATGTACTGATTATTGTGTAGCGGTCAGACGGGTTCGATCGTCGGTGGCTAgctagctcagttggtagaacacctgactagagattcaggggccccAGGTTCCAATCCCGGTTATGTAGAGATTAGCTCCCTTAAAACATTGGgtttataaacaaaacaaaacttcttaccattttcaaagttttaatgGCCTGATTTTTAGctacaatttacatttctacACAGATGCACTaattgacaaagtttgttgATCCTAGGACTCATACATTGTATCTACATGAACCCAAATCAGGGTTATGTCATGTATGGCCATatcatctcaatattaaaggtcacagtgaccttgatTTAGGGCACGGCACACCTTCTTCTCAAGATGCATTAACTGACCAAGATTGATGATTCTAGGTCATACTGACCCAGCTTTAAAGCGCGACCCAccctctacccaagatgtatcagcTGAAAATCTTTGATGATTCTAAGTCCCATAGTATTTGAGTTACGTGTCGGACACGAAGCGGGAGGGAGGGACGGACACGACCGTCATACCATCAACCACGCTACAGCTGTAAATATTACAGATGTATTTTTACATTTCTACTACTGTTGGCTGttatatttactaattgtaatgatagccatttccttgtGAAGACGCTAAGCGTGTGAAtctagaaataaatttcagttttgaaaatacacgagggtatgaccTGCGACGTTTCACACTGGCATGCTATGAAGCACCAACGCAAGTTACCGGCGTGAAGTGTCGCGATTCATAGCCtcctatattttgaaaaatgaaatttattacttCGATATATCTATAGTTTGTGATTTTAGAAAGATGTGACGTGCGAAACGGAGTTACAGATATTGCATAGCTAATCTAGCAAATGACATCACCACGTGACACGTCATGTTTATATTCCtaccaatcggaactcctcgaatgtctcgcgcactcgacattcgaggagttccgattggtaTTCCTACCATCCAGTCTATTTATAAACTataggacatacatgtatttgctacATTTTCTGAATCTCCCAGACCCAGTTGCACGGTTAGTTAATTTTAACTAACAGTTAACTTGTCATTAACTTTAACATTAATATAGTCTTAAATAgatgttaactgtcagttaaactcaACTAACATCCATGCAACTGGGTCCTGATGAATTAGTTCTAAAGatttttgggggaaaaaaacCATTCAGTAATACTTTCTCCTGCTTTCATGCAATGTGCATATGTCATACAAGCACATGTATTCACCAGTCACTTGAAAATCTTAGAAATACCTgcgtttacatacatgtacttgtcattttagtatttttatcatatattgtGTTTATTATAATGCACTTAAAACTTCCACACTGCATTTGAGTACTTGtatgtttgaatatttcatGCATTTATAATATTTGAAAACCACACGTGTTCTTACAGAAATGATAAGTTTTTTATAGAAAGTATTTAACaatgttattttctttttccatttataaagaaaaatgtCATATTACACTTCTTGAGTGTTTCCTTAGAAATTGTTTAATGCTTTAAATTCTAGCAGCCAATTTGGTGTTTTGCATCCAAATTATCTTATTCTATTGAGTATTGACAACAAACACATCAGATGCTGAGCTTTATTGCCAcaagatattgaaaatattcaatgcaAAGGTGAGAGAATCTTCATatgatgaatattcatgaatCATGGTTTTGggttaaaacaaaaaaaaactcttGACACATACAGTAATAATCATATTACtgaaacatatttcaaattctTTCATTCAACTAACAATTAATTCACTTCATTTATTCTTAACAAAGATGAATTCTTTAACATGAATGAGGTAACAAAGTACTtaatttcattcacatgtcttttcctttctttctttttatttttattttttttttttttggaattcaTGAACTAGCCTtcacaaaattcattttcattttcttttttacactttcatcttcttcttcttcatcaGTATCTTGTTTATGCTTCTGTGCCACCTCCTTGGAATTATCACTGCCCTCGGACTCTTTCCTCGTTTTTTCCGGTAAACTGTCCTGCTCAGCTTTATCCTCCTTTTTATCAGCTGCACTCTCCTCTTTAATTTGCTCACCCTCATTTTTTTCATCCTTGTGAAATCCAAGCCCTAAATGACCTTTGAACCCACCAGCCATCTTGTGTTCCAGACCTTGTTTAAACTGTTCCTCTAAAACATCATCCACATGCTCAGTCTCACCTcctggaaaataaaaaaaaaaattcaatttactaTCAAAGATCACCCATGAATACCACATTCATAGCAATCTACAAATAGAACAGTACTGTTCATAGAGGTAAACAAGGCAGTCTGTGTTCCAGAGACAACATCTGCAAATAATAAAGACACCACACTCAGAAATTAAAGACACCACACTCAGAAATTAAAGACACTACACTCAGATATTACACCACTCAGAAATTAAAGACACCACATTCAGATATATCGAAGACACCACATTCAGATATTAAAGACAACATACACTCAAATATCAAAGACACCACACTCAGAAATTATAGTCACCACACTCAGATATGAAAGACACGACATCACCACACCTAGATATTACTAATATaagataataattatttaaagtCGGGCTTAAAAACAGAAACACTAGCTCTCCAGAGCTAGTTTCTGCCTACAGAAATAAAACTCACATTTACCATTGTATACAAGACACTATCACAAATAAAACTCACATTTACGACATCATATACAAGACACTAATCACAAATAAAACTCACATTTACGACATCATATACAAGACACTAATCACAAATAAAACTCACATTTACGACAACATACAAGACACTATCACAAATAAAACTCACATTTACAACAACATACAAGACACTATCACAAATAAAAACTCACATTTACAACAACATATACAAAACACTAATCACAAATAAAACTCACATTTATGACAACATACAAGACACTATCACAAATAAAACTCACATTTACGACAACATATACAAGACACTAATCACAAAGGCATACACAAATTTAATATAGAGTAAGTACGCTAAATTTAGCACTAGAGTCTTGAAGCTGACTCGATCTTGGTCAACAATCTGCATGtattatcataaattatttaaaaataaagtaaagtataaaaataattttttgggaCAATATGTATTTGATTTTCTAGTAAAATACTTCTACCATAAAAATTACCTACAAGCATAACAAgtacaatatgaaaacattGACGCGAGCGTCAAATGGGTCACAAAAGTCTGATCCCGATACACACTGTTATCAGGGTAAAAACACTCCAATCACTCCGAATAGTTGTTTACAAAAGTTCaaaaaaatctcgaaaaatTTGTTAATAACATATACTTCTGACTTTCATTATTATTTGATTGGCTAGGTAAATTAACTCAGTACTCATTTCTGTCTTGTAATTCAAATAATAATCGTGATAAAGCACAGCAAACTTTAGATGAAGACTTTGAATCTACATTGACCTAGTTCCCATTCTGTTGTGCCATGTTGTGATGTGGGTTTATCAGATGCAGTGTTGTGGATATTGTATACAAAATTATCGTAACATTTTATTAATTCAACATAGCGTTGGGTACCGCAGAACAGAAAGGTACAGCAGTATACCGCAGATTTAATCTTTAAGTATTATGATTCAATTTTTTAGTGGATTTTAGTTGTGATTCCTTGTATATAATGAGCAATTATTAGTTTATTGATTGTtaaatgcatttaatttattcaattataaataataaggaaaatattttatttcaatatattttgaaaccagTTACAGAACAAAAGtttattttgaatataaaagtaagcatatagtatatatactatatagaaGTGTCTGTATCATGACTAGAATCGTCCCGTGGAGATCCTGGTTAGAACAGGTCCTAaatacccccttgcttgtcgtaagggcCCTGGGgtgactaaatagggcggtcattcagataagaccgcaaaaaccgaggtcccatgtcacagcaggtgtggcacgataaagatccctccctgctcaatgaccataagcaccaagcataggcctaaattttgcagcgcTTCACCAGcagtgttgacgtctccatatgagtgaaatattctcgagagggatgctAAACATTATTCAATCAAACAGTCTTGACTAGAATCAACTGTGACTAGACTACTGACTGGAACGACCATCAAAATAACAAATAGAGGAAAAACCAGTGCAATCTATTTGATACAATCTCAAAGTCTAGAAGTACATTCAAGACCACTGTTCCTGTTGTTCTTtgagtcgcgaatgacgagaacattgttctttttcttacgtgttcttgttctttgaCCACAATTCCTACATTCTTGCACCTCAAACCCGTTATCAGGATGTGTACCTGCAGTcagaatcggcaggaatttgtactTGTGTAAAGAACAGTGGTTTCGGATGCATAGGTCTGCATCTGCAATTGTATTTTTTTACTCAGTTTTTGCCTAGTAGACGGAAATGGTACTCGACTTGCATACACCAAACAACATAAAACCAATTCTAATAATCTATATGTACcttacaataaatattttcttgatgaaatgaaatgttttctattattattatttttttgattttcaatttgatctgttttcatcatttttttttttagctcacctgaaccgaaggttcaagtgagcttttctgatcacattttatccggcgtccatctgtctgtctgtccgtctgtctgtaaacttttcacattttcatcttcttctcatgaaccactgggccaatttcaaccaaacatggccaaaagcatccttgggtgaagggctttcaagtttgttcaaatgaagggccatgtccctttcaaaggggagataatcacaaaaatgcaaaaatagggtggggtcatttaaaaatcttcttctcaagaaccactgggccagaagaactgaaatttacctgaaagcttcctgacatattacagatttaagtttgttcaaatcatggcccccggtggtaggatggggccacaaggggggatcaaagttttacatacaaatatagagggaaaaactttaaaaatcttcttctcaagaaccactaagccagaaaagctgagattcacatgaaagcttcctgacataatgcagattcaagtttgttcaaatcatgggccccgggggttggatggggccacaataggggatcaaagttttacatacaaatatataggaaaaagctttaaaaatcttcttctcaagaaccattgggccaaagttgacatttacatgaaagctttctgacatagtgtagattcaagtttgcaaagggtagtttgggccataatagggactaaggttttacatgcaaatatatatggaaagtcttcagatatgggccaaggtgactaaggtgagcgatgtggcccatgggcctcttgtttatactTCATATGTTTTACCGATTGTGAACAGTTATTTATTACATCACAACGAAGGAACGATGTAAATAAAGTGAATCACAACGTAcacaaatttttttaattatttaaaaaaaatatattttgctgtttcaattttatatttttgttaagaGTTATTAGACTTGAATATTCCGGTATTTCGCCTCATGTACCGCGGTACATACTGGTACCAGAAAAAATACTGGTACACCGGTAATACTGCATTTTAATTTATTCTTTTTAACGATAGATTTTAGAtgaaaacacaattttcttttactttcacttctttGCATGTTCCATTTATATATGGTGTAATATATacctatcaaaattggtagggatcaaccctagttttgacaattcttacatatatatttcaaataaaaaatgaaatacagaaaaaatatcAGTGCATTTaccaaaatcatgtttttgaacatgaaagtagaaaatgatatttcaaccagagtactgttttcaagctcttccaagtttttaaaatctatccaactttttcaaaaataaggagGGTGATCGCTCAGTATATTCAAACAACCTGACATTTGCACTATTGTTTATGTAAGCACTCTTTAGTTCTAAGTCACTTTCTGTCTAATGTTAGATGGCCTGAAGGAAGTGTTTACAACTTAGCATTTTAGgggtatctatatattggctaTGAATAAACTTACAGTCAAGCTTCACCTAAAGGGAAACGGGTCAAAATCCTATATGTATAGTGCAGTGtggtatatgaaaggtgaagataacgaacagtgatcaatctcataactcctataagcaatacaaaatagtgagtTGGGGGTCCCCTggttataccagaggtggggtcaagtgccttggaggagtaagcatcaggtgcctaggatatTATGCACCCCttttcataaaagaaaatcttgaaaaaaaaaagtgcattatattcggcaaaatacagtaactgattttggaaatagtaaaaaaaaatagtttaaaaTCAGGGGTAAAAACTAGGGACAGTCGGGTAACTGGAACCACACACATCTTTTTATTTGGCCTCACTACTGATATTTAATTTGTCAATGAACGTTATTCAGATGAAACAGAAATTCCTTTCACATCAAAAATGACTTATTAACAAATCCCacagaaaacattttcatccTGCAGAAACACAATGTAAATCTtcaaatgtatatcaaataacTGCCTGCCTCTAGGCGGCCCATAATAATCCCCTTACTAACTGCTAACAGCTAACATCGAATGCTAAAAATAGCATTTCACATTTGCAGAGATTGAATTGCAACATATCTGATATCTGATCTATGTCATCAACGAAGATTAAAAGCTAAAACAGTCTTGTTCTTACTTGTTCTGGCATGTACAGCTTCGTGGTCTCCAATGATTATTTTGCCATGATGGTCTTTCTGCAAGTAAACAGTGTATGCTATTGGAATGTTAATACGTGTATATAAATGATTGCCGATGCTGTATCAAAATGTACTTTGTTGATTACTTGAATTAAATTcccgagaggaacgttaaacaagattaCTTGAATTTGTAGTCTGACACACCTATGTTATATTACAGTGAAcatgatgaaaataaatatacaatgaaaaatgatgaaacTATAGTGCAGGTCCATGTACCATTCACACACAATAACACCAGGAAGGGCTATGCTGAAATGATATGCTGACTGGTCTGCTTTAATTATCAAACATTCCTACAATCCTTACACACAGATCAGGGTGATCTAAAACTGAATGCTCATCTTATCGAGTCACTGCAAGACCAAATGATCTCAATGTTAAACATCCCTATTAAACTACTTTATGATATCAACCCCCACCCCTCCTCCTCAGATTCAAGGAACCCaggtgattaaaaaaaaatttcaactctATCTACACTATTGGACCACAGGAAAGAGAGCACGACATTCAAGTGCCAGATCATCTGGTCCGACATCACGAATGTcaggccacatttaaaaatatgtttgtttcccctctcccgaccctaaatttcagaggaaggtcggtaggtaggtaaaaagtttttttttttttagctagcagaattttatttattatgaaattcccataaccattaacaatgcccgataccaaacgtcgtgaagcacatcatccatgtttcctcatcaaactcgtatagtcagttctcgcgtaaattctgctttgattgccacgttttgcaattagggaaggtgtcgatatttcggacagtacttcatgtattttggaaatgctcattatctaaccactaaacttaggcattggactacatgtatacatattggttgattcgacgaacattgggtttcatcagaattttctctgctatttataccacatactaacacttaaataaagttagggagaatgttgcaactatggacaatggtgttagttttggacacatggtgttataaaattggtaaactcggttgctgtcttttatttatggttcactgacattttatgcttttgttttttgcacattatcttaatttatatatgatagtgattttgattatatttttaaatgatatcggtagatctagtttaccagaaaacgtttcaacgagacttgattttgccgatcaaacaaaatggatgctgacatcaaccaatcagagctgagttacacatgtgcatataattaggtgttttccagtttgtaagtatagcattagttcagaaataagttaaattgagaatgcttctgattgactgtcaaaaatatcgcatccgtccgaaatatcaacactttcccctGCTGAAGAACACAACTTGCACACTGGATTGCCCCGAATTCTCTTGTTTCCGCGCTCCTCGTATAGACAACATTTCTCCATCTCGATCTTGCAGATCACTAGTCCGAATTGCgagccgaattcaatgttaaactcacttgtaactaatcaataaaacaatcatgattcttgtacttattaatatcgattaaaagaaaatatcaatccaaaattcgatattaaacagaagccaac
Above is a genomic segment from Ostrea edulis chromosome 3, xbOstEdul1.1, whole genome shotgun sequence containing:
- the LOC125677187 gene encoding small acidic protein-like, whose translation is MSSKTEDNILPKEKEPTQTREKEEKADPKNVHSANDWESVDLGDDERKKKFLRLMGAGKKDHHGKIIIGDHEAVHARTRGETEHVDDVLEEQFKQGLEHKMAGGFKGHLGLGFHKDEKNEGEQIKEESAADKKEDKAEQDSLPEKTRKESEGSDNSKEVAQKHKQDTDEEEEDESVKKKMKMNFVKASS